ACCTTCGGCATGCGCGTCATGCCGCCCACCAGGAGCACCTGGTTGATCTGCTGGGCGGTGACACCCGCGTCCTTGAGCGCGATACGGCACGGCTCGATGGAGCGGTCGATGAGATCCGCCACCAGCTCCTCGAACACGTTGCGCTCCACCGTCTCGGTGAGGTGCTTGGGGCCCGTGGCGTCGGCGGTGATGAACGGGAGGTTGACCTCCGTCTCCGCGGCGCTGGACAGCTCGTGCTTGGCGCGCTCGGAGGCTTCCTTGAGCCGCTGCAGCGCCATGCGGTCCTTGCGCAGATCAATGCCGTTGTTCTGCTCGGCGAACTTCTTGGCCAGGTAGTCCACCAGCCGCTGGTCGAAGTCCTCACCGCCCAGGAACGTGTCGCCGTTGGTGCTCTTCACCTCGAACACGCCGGCGTTCAGCTCCAGGATGGAGATATCGAACGTACCACCGCCCAAGTCATAGACGGCGATGCGCTCGGTCTTGCTGTCCTTGACCTTGTCCAGGCCGTAGGCGAGCGCGGCGGCTGTGGGCTCGTTGATGATGCGCAGGACGTTGAGGCCCGCGATGCGGCCGGCGTCCTTGGTGGCCTGACGCTGGCCGTCGTTGAAGTAGGCCGGAACGGTGATGACGGCCTCGGTGACGGGCTCGCCGAGGTAGTCCTCCGCCGTCTGCTTCATCTTCATCAGCACGATGGCGCTGATCTCCGGCGGGCTGTAGCCCTTGCCGCGGATCTCCACCCAGGCGTCGCCGTTGGGGCTGCTCACCACTTTGAACGAGCTGACGCCGATGGCCTTCTTGGCCTCGGGCGAGTCGAACTTGCGGCCGATCAGGCGCTTCACCGCGTAGACGGTGTTCTCCGGATTGGTGATGGCCTGGCGCTTGGCGATCTGCCCCACCAGCCGCTCACCGGAGTCGGTAAACCCCACCATCGACGGGGTCGTCCGGCTGCCTTCACTGTTGGGGATGACTACCGGCTCGCCGCCTTCCATCACGGCGACGCAGGAGTTCGTCGTCCCCAGGTCGATTCCAATCACCTTACCCATGACTTTTTACTGGCTCCCCCCGGAGGGTTGCTCGGGCACAGAGGAAACGGCGGGCGAAGCACCCGCCTCTGCAGCTTGAGGCTCCGCCGCCACGGCCGCGGGCGGCTCGGGCGGGGTGGCGGGCGCGCGCGCGACGACCACCATCGCGGGGCGCACCAGCCGATCATTGAGATGGAAGCCGCGGACCACCTCGAAGGCGACGTGGCCGGCGGGGACCTCGGCGGTCTCCACCTGCTGCACGGCCTCGTGGAGGCGCGGATCAAACGGTTGGCCCTTGGCGCTGAAGGCCTTCACGCCGTGGCGCGCGAGCGTGTCCTCGAAGGACTTGCGCGTCATGGCCACGCCCTTGTGGAAGCTGGCGAAGTCGGGCGTCTTGGCCGCGGCGTCCATGGCGCGGTCCAGGTTGTCGATGACAGGCAGGAGGTCCTTGAGCAGCTTCTCGGAGCCGAACTTCTGGACCTCCTCCTTCTCCTTCTGGGCGCGCTTCTTGTAGTTCTCGAGGTCGGCCGCGGCGCGCAGGGAGCGCTCGTGATCATCCTTGAGGCGCTCCATCAGCTTGCGGCTCTCGCCCTGGCTGAAGTCGAGCTGCGCGCGGAGGCTCTCCACCTCTTTGCGCGCGGCCTCGAGCGCGGCGGTCAGCTCGGCCACCTCGGCAGACGAGGCAGGCTCGGACTCCGCAGACACCTCGAGGGAGACCTCGGTCCCCTCCTCGGAAGAGGAGGCCTCGGAGGTCTCCACCTCGACAGCCACATTCTCCTCGGAGGGAGAGTGCGAGCTGCGGCGCTCGACGCTCTTGAGCGCCGCGTCGATCACTTCCTGCGCGATGTTCGCGCTGAAGTTGCCCTTCTCATTGGTGCCGGCCACGAGCGCACTATGTCACGGGTTCAGAACCGTTCCAACCCCGCGAACTGCCTGGAAGAACTGCAGCCAAGCATCCCTACGGGACACTGGTTGAAGATCTGTGGCCCTGGAAGAATGGCCTCTCAGGCCTTCGCCTTCTTGCGGCCGATTGACTTGGGAGCGGCCTTCTTGGCGGCGGGGGCCTTCTTGGTGGCCGCGGCCTTCTTGGCGCCTGCCTTCTTGCCGATCGTCTTGCCAGCCTTGCGCGCGGGCTTGGAGGCGGGAGCGGGCTCCGCGTCCGGGGTGGATCCGGCGGAGGACTTGGCCTTGGGGGCCGCCTCGTCGGCCTTGTCCTGCTCGAAGGCGCCTTCCACCTTCTTCACGGCGGACTCGAGGAGATCTCCGGCCTCCTTGGTCATGGCGGTGGCCTTGTCGCGGAGATCCTTGAGGGTCTCCTTGACCTTGGTCTGGCGGGAGGGGTCACGCACCTCGTCCATGAGGCGCTGGGCCTCCACCTTGATCTCCTCACCGGTGCGCTTGAGCTCCTCGCCCGTGCGCTTGATGAAGTCCATCAGCTGGTTCTCCCACTTCTTCTCGGCCATGGCTTCGGTGCCTCCTGGGGGTTGCGAGCGCGCCAGTCCGGCGAGCGCCCGCGCCATCTGACTTCACGCGTGGCGTGAGCGCAAAGCTTTCCTGCTCAGCTCACCTGGGGACACGAATGAGGGCCCAGGCGATTGCGGTAGAGTGCCACCGTTTGGGCCCCCCGGAGCCAAGGGGCCTCGCTTCCGGAGATTTTGATGAAGTCCTTTGCCCGAGCGGCGGGTGTCCTCGCCCTGGTCTGTGTGCTGTGTGCCTGTTCTGGCCGGGGCGATGAGAAGGGGCCGGTGCTGCCCACCGCGGAGCTGCCGTCCACCACGGTGGGGATGCCGTATGAGGTGTCGCTCGCCGCGACCGGGGGCGAGCCTCCCCTGCGCTACACGGTGGGGACGGTGCCGCCGGGATTCGCCTTCTCCGCAGGCACGGCGCAGTTCACCGGGCCGGCGACGGCGCCGGGGGACTACACGCTCACGGTCCAGGTGGCGGACGCGGAAGGAGCGCAGGACTCGAGGACGTATGCGTTCCGGGTGTATGCGGCCCCGTCCATTGCAACCACGGGCCTGGCGCCGGCCACCCTGGGCCAAGCATATGAGATTGCGCTGAGTTCAACGGGTGGCCTGCTGCCGGTGCGCTGGTCCATTGCGAATGGAGCGCTGCCGCCGGGGCTGACGCTGACGGCGAATGGCAACCTCTCGGGTACGCCGAACGTCTTGGGCACCTACTCGTTCACGGTGCAGTTGGCGGACGGGAACAGCGCGCAGACCACGCGCGTGTTCACCTTGCAGGTGCGGGATGCGTCGGCGGCGTTCATGCTGGACGTGGGGAACTGGAACATCGAGTGGTTCGGGGCCACCGGCCAGGGGCAGGGTCCCACGGACGAGACACTCCAGCTCAACAACGTGCGCTCGGTGATCCAGGAGAACGGGCTGGACTTCTGGGCGCTGGAGGAAGTGGTCGATGTCAATCAGTTCAACGCGCTCAAGCAGGGGCTGCCCGGCTATGCAGGCTTCGTCTCGAATGACCCGAGCGTGACCGGCTCCGCGTCGTACAGCGCGGGCGAGCAGAAGCTGGCTGTGCTCTACAGGTCGAGCGTGGTGCAGGTGCTGAAGGCCGAGGTCATCCTGAGGTCGGCTGACTATGCATTCGCGGGCCGCCCTCCCCTGCGGGTGGACCTGCGCATCACGCACAACGGAGTCTCCGTGGACATGGTGGCCATCGTGCTGCACATGAAGGCAGGCACAGATCCGGGCACGGATTTCAATTCGTCGGACTACGGCCGGCGCACGAACGCGGGCGCGGCGCTCAAGCAGTACCTGGAGACGTCACTGGTCAACAAGCCCGTCATCGTGCTGGGAGACTGGAACGACGACGTGGACCTGTCGATTTCACGCGACCCCAACAACACAAGCGTCTACCTGCCCTCGCCGTACCAGAGCTATGTGGATCAGCCACCGGAGTACACGTTCCTGACCCAGCCGCTGTCGCAGAAGAGAGAGGGCAGCACGGTGGGCTTCCCCAACATGATCGACCACCAACTGGTGACGAACGAGCTGGCGGCCCACTACGTGAGCAACTCCACGCGGCGGGTCATCCCGAACATCCTCAACTACGAGACGACGACCACCGACCACTATCCGATCGTGAGCCGCTTCGACTTCGGGCCGGTGGTGAATCCGTAACGGGGGTGCACATTGAGGGGAGGATCCATGCCCCCTTCCCCTCGGGTAGTCCCTTGGGGATGCGCGCGCTCTTGGTCATGTGACCGGCCGGTCATATGACCGAGCGGTCGTATCTGGAAAGAGGCAACGGGGCCTCATTTCGGTGAGAGGGTGCACAACTCTGGGTGGGCCCGGGCTGGCCTAACCTGAACACCTCCTCGCAAGAAGGGGTGCCCCATGCTGCCGTGGCGGATGATCTGGAATGCAGAAACGCTGTTCCTCTCGTTGGTGGTGGGATGCGCCAGCATCCCGAGGGCTCCCCACGTGGAGGACACCGGCCAAGGCCTGGCCGTCGTCCACGTTCCCCATTCGGCGGACCTGCAACCGGTGGAACTGGAGGAAGAGGAGTTCCATCAGGCGGTGAGGCGCCTTGCGCGCGAGGTGCGGCTGACAGGCACGCCGCGCCAGACGGCAGAGCGGGCATTTCAGATGGATCCGCAGAGCGGCTACTACCAATACCTACTGAGGGAAAAGAAGTTGGTGCCGGATGGGCCCAGCGAGCCCTGGGACGGCACGTTGACGAAAGAAGACTTGGAGCTGGCGGAGCGCTATCGGCTCTGGTGCAAGAGCGTCTACCACTTCTACGGAGACTGTCTCGGAGGCGCGCTGGTGGCAGGACGCTACCTGGACAGGCAAGGCCGTTACGTCTGGGCGCTGGCGATGAGTAAGAGCCCTGTACTCGACGAGATGAAGAAGGCGCTCGGGGAGATGGTGGAATTCCGCGCGCTCATCAGCGCGGCCCTGTGGACGTTGGGGTCCATGCTGCTGATCATGGCCCTGACTCCCGTCGCGCCGGGGCTGGTGGCAGTGCTGGGCGTGGGGATGCTCCTGTATGTGGGCCATGACACGCTCCGCAACCTCGTGACGGGCTGGGGTGCTTTGACGGAGGCGGTGGAGGCTGCAACCACCTTCGAGGAGATCCGCGAGGCGGGCGAGAGGTTCGGGAAGATCATCGGGCAAGAGGCAGCGCGCGCGTTCGCCATGCTGCTGGTTGCGGCCATTGGCTCCACGGCGAAACTGTTCGCGGCGAAGGTGCCGACGCTGCCCGGCTCGGCGCAGGTGGCCATGCGGGCCGAGGGGCAGGCAGGAATCCCTCTGCCCGCCCTGGGGGCGGTTGAGGAGATCGCGCTGACGGCAGAGGGGGCGAGCGTGACGGTAGCAGCCACCGCAATGACGATGGGGGCGAGTGGCAGTAGCGGCACGGGCCCTTGCATCGAGACGCACCACATCGCCACCATCTGCAACGAGAAGTCCACCGCGCGCGGGGGCGCGTGGACGCCGCGATTCCGGGAGATCTTCGCCAAAGCGGGGATGACGCTGGATGACCCGGCGAACAAGATGCCTCTACCGGGACACTATGGCCCGCACCCCCAGCGGTATCACGAGATCATCTTGGAGGAACTCCTCGATGCAACCAAGGGCTGCCGCAGCGTGCTGGCATGCCGCGAAGCGCTGACCGGCCGCCTCCGGAAACTGGCCCGGCAGATCGCAACCCCAGGAACCGAGCTCAACCAACTCGTCACCCAACAGCAGCCGCGCTAAGTGGAGTCCATGCCCCAGCGTTACTTCAAGCTCGCTGACGACGTGATGTTCCCCAACCGCTGGCACTTAGCGATGCCCCGGAACACTCAGGGCGTTAAAGTGGACGATTACGAGTTCTGGAGGGGAATGCCCGTCCACGTCATGGGCCGTTTGAAAATCCCCATCGAAATCGCGGGCACGCCTCTGGATTACACAGAAGCGGGCCTCAACATCCCAGTGGTCCATGTCCGGATCGCGTCCATGTTCGCGGAACTGGCCCCCGATGACGTGCAACTGATCCCCGTAGACGTGGAGGGCCAGCCGGATCAGTACCTCATCCTTGTGGCGACACGGCTGATTCGTTGTATCGACGAGCAAGCGTCCCGCATTGAACTGTGGACGCATGAGGACGGAGTGCCTCACAAGGTCGGTCAGTATGCCTCCGTGCGGGACATGCGGATCGACAGGTCCAAGGTGAGCAACGCCCAGGCGTTTCGTTGCGAGGGGTGGGAAGGCCCGCTCATCGTCTCCGCGAAGATCAAGGAAGCGTTGACGGCCATGGGCGCCACAGGCCCGAGGTTCCAAGAGGTCTAAGCGGACGCGTCAGGCATGCACGCCGCGATTGGACAGCACGCCTGACCGCACAGCGCGGTTCCATCGCCATCGTCGGTAGGAGTCGTCATTCCGGGCTCCTGCCTACTAGCGCCCCCCATCAAGGCTCGCCCGACGTCGGCGCGCGGGGGGCTGAGAAGGAAGCGCGCACGCACTTGCCGTCGTATTCGTAGCCGCCTGTTCCGCACGGGGGGTCCTTCTTGAAGACGAGCCAACACGCCCCCAAAGCCTCAAGCTCATAGTCCGGCAAGCACGGAGGCTTCTTCTGCCCAGGCTGCGGCGCTTTCGGCATCGGTAACGCCACTGCCAAAGAGGGGGCACTTGCCTGCGGATAAGGCTCGACGGACAAGAGCGCCTCCTCTGCCACTCCCGCATCCGGCACCTCTCTCGAAGGCTGATGCCGCTCCTCGGCGGCGATCCACTGCTCTTGCGGCGCGCGCTCGCGCTGCCGCACTCCGGTGCAGATTCCCAAGATCATGCTGCCCATCAGGGCGGCAATGCCCGAAGAGACCCAGGGCGGGAAGCCATCGCCTGCCTCGCGCCGCCCAGCAGCAGTCGAGGAGCGCCTGCGGGGTGGCTTGCTGGAGCTGCCGGAGTCCGAGGCACTGCTGGAACTGCCAGAGTCCGAAGCACTGCTGGACCCCGGAGGCTTGCTGAGCCTCGCCTCCTCCGTATGAGCGCCAGCGGGCGTCGGGAGAATCGGCCGCGTCGCGTCGAGACCCTCCTGCCGAGCAGCACGCTCCAGGGCCTCCGCCACCGTTTCCGTCGCTCCACGCGCCTCCGCATCCTCGGAGAGCAAGGGCATGATGAGGGCATCCAACTCCGGGCTCACGGCGGCCAGCTCGCTCGGGCGCAACAGCCGACGAGGAACCCCTCTCAAGTCTCCCGTCTCCGAGACAGGCGGAGGATAGGTGCCAGTCACGAGCCGATAGGCCGTCACCCCCAGCGCATAGAGGTCATCCGAAGGCTGAGCTACCCACCGCGCGTCTTCCTCCTTGCGGTGCCGCCACAGGAAGCGCAGCACCTCCGGAGCCCGATAGATCGACGTGCCCGGAGGAATGATGGTGTCCGTGATGGGCTCAGCGTCCGGGTACCAGCCCGAGCCAAAGTCCACGAGCACAGCACGGCCCTCGGGAGTGACACGGATGTTGTCCCCCTTGAGGTCGCGGTGAACGATGCCCTGGACGTGCACCGCCACCAACCCGCGGGCCACCTGCTCGAGCACCCGCAGCACCGCCTGGCTGGACCGCGGCTGCTCCCGAAACCAGTCGTACAGGATGAACCCCTCCACCAGCTCCATCACGATGTAAGGGTGAAGGGCGCCACTGGGAGAGACCCACTGCCCGAAGTCCTCGTAGCGAGGAACGCCTGGGTGCCGCGTGCGCCGCAGCACCTCGGCCTCTCGCTCGAAGCGCGGGTCCCCCGGATTCTTCGCCACCTTCAACGCCACCGGGGGCGCCTCGGGGTCGTCGGCACGCCGAGCCTGGAACACCACCCCGTAGCTCCCAGAGTCGATACGCCCCAACAGCAACCACGGGCCCACGATGGAGCCAAGAGCCGGCGTGCGCGGATCAACGAAGGACATCATGTCATCGCTCCAGAGTTTCTCCCCAGAAGGCTGGGAGCTGAGCGGAACCCTACCGCATGGGTCACCTCACTCCAACCCGCTCTATTGGGTTACGTACAAACCCAGCGGGATGACACCCCTCTTCCACCACCGCTCGTGAATTTGAGCGGCGTCGTGGTGGGGTAAACTCCTGCCCATGCCTTACCGCTCCTGGGTGTTCCTGGCGCTGCTCGGTCTTGCAGGCGTCTCCTCCACGGAAGAAGCTACGCCGCCCGAAGCCACGCCGACCCAGGCGAAGCCGCCTCCCACGAACTGGACCGCAGCGAAACAGACCGGCGGGTGAGCACATGAGGACACTCATCCAAGAAGTCACTCGCGTGCTGCACGCCGTGGCGGAAGGAGATCTGCATCAGAAGGTGCCCCTGGAGTTCGGCGGCGAGCCCTTGGAGGGCGAGCATCTGCAGCTCGCGGTCACGGTGAATGGGCTGGTGGACCGGCTCTCCGCAACGGCCTCGGGGATCCGCCACGTCGCCCGGGAAGTGGGCTCGGAGGGCAAGCTGGGCGGACAGGCCGGCACCCAAGGCCTGTCCGGCGAGTGGCTCGAGCTCACTCATGCCGTGAACACTCTGGCTGGCAACTACACCGCGCACCTGCGCGACCTGAACAAGGTGGCCAGCGCCGTCGCGCGGGGAGACCTGGGCGAGAAGGTCACCGTGGAGGCACACGGCGAGGCGCTCGCGCTCAAGAACACCGTCAACGGCATG
This window of the Hyalangium minutum genome carries:
- the dnaK gene encoding molecular chaperone DnaK — its product is MGKVIGIDLGTTNSCVAVMEGGEPVVIPNSEGSRTTPSMVGFTDSGERLVGQIAKRQAITNPENTVYAVKRLIGRKFDSPEAKKAIGVSSFKVVSSPNGDAWVEIRGKGYSPPEISAIVLMKMKQTAEDYLGEPVTEAVITVPAYFNDGQRQATKDAGRIAGLNVLRIINEPTAAALAYGLDKVKDSKTERIAVYDLGGGTFDISILELNAGVFEVKSTNGDTFLGGEDFDQRLVDYLAKKFAEQNNGIDLRKDRMALQRLKEASERAKHELSSAAETEVNLPFITADATGPKHLTETVERNVFEELVADLIDRSIEPCRIALKDAGVTAQQINQVLLVGGMTRMPKVQQKVKEFFGKEPHKGINPDEVVAVGAAIQGGVLKGEVKDVLLLDVTPLSLGVETAGGVFTKIIDKNTTIPCKKSQVFSTAVDNQPLVSVHVLQGEREMATDNKTLARFELVGIPPAPRGVPQIEVSFDIDANGIVHVSAKDLGTGKVQQVRVVSNSGLSEAEIQGMISDAQAHAVDDKKKKELAELRNNADGLIYTTEKSLEEYGNLLSEKDREEIKADVENLKGVLNTGDPGALKEAFQRLEGSAYRIADAIYAGEAKSGS
- the grpE gene encoding nucleotide exchange factor GrpE, translated to MAGTNEKGNFSANIAQEVIDAALKSVERRSSHSPSEENVAVEVETSEASSSEEGTEVSLEVSAESEPASSAEVAELTAALEAARKEVESLRAQLDFSQGESRKLMERLKDDHERSLRAAADLENYKKRAQKEKEEVQKFGSEKLLKDLLPVIDNLDRAMDAAAKTPDFASFHKGVAMTRKSFEDTLARHGVKAFSAKGQPFDPRLHEAVQQVETAEVPAGHVAFEVVRGFHLNDRLVRPAMVVVARAPATPPEPPAAVAAEPQAAEAGASPAVSSVPEQPSGGSQ
- a CDS encoding putative Ig domain-containing protein, which codes for MKSFARAAGVLALVCVLCACSGRGDEKGPVLPTAELPSTTVGMPYEVSLAATGGEPPLRYTVGTVPPGFAFSAGTAQFTGPATAPGDYTLTVQVADAEGAQDSRTYAFRVYAAPSIATTGLAPATLGQAYEIALSSTGGLLPVRWSIANGALPPGLTLTANGNLSGTPNVLGTYSFTVQLADGNSAQTTRVFTLQVRDASAAFMLDVGNWNIEWFGATGQGQGPTDETLQLNNVRSVIQENGLDFWALEEVVDVNQFNALKQGLPGYAGFVSNDPSVTGSASYSAGEQKLAVLYRSSVVQVLKAEVILRSADYAFAGRPPLRVDLRITHNGVSVDMVAIVLHMKAGTDPGTDFNSSDYGRRTNAGAALKQYLETSLVNKPVIVLGDWNDDVDLSISRDPNNTSVYLPSPYQSYVDQPPEYTFLTQPLSQKREGSTVGFPNMIDHQLVTNELAAHYVSNSTRRVIPNILNYETTTTDHYPIVSRFDFGPVVNP
- a CDS encoding AHH domain-containing protein; the encoded protein is MLPWRMIWNAETLFLSLVVGCASIPRAPHVEDTGQGLAVVHVPHSADLQPVELEEEEFHQAVRRLAREVRLTGTPRQTAERAFQMDPQSGYYQYLLREKKLVPDGPSEPWDGTLTKEDLELAERYRLWCKSVYHFYGDCLGGALVAGRYLDRQGRYVWALAMSKSPVLDEMKKALGEMVEFRALISAALWTLGSMLLIMALTPVAPGLVAVLGVGMLLYVGHDTLRNLVTGWGALTEAVEAATTFEEIREAGERFGKIIGQEAARAFAMLLVAAIGSTAKLFAAKVPTLPGSAQVAMRAEGQAGIPLPALGAVEEIALTAEGASVTVAATAMTMGASGSSGTGPCIETHHIATICNEKSTARGGAWTPRFREIFAKAGMTLDDPANKMPLPGHYGPHPQRYHEIILEELLDATKGCRSVLACREALTGRLRKLARQIATPGTELNQLVTQQQPR
- a CDS encoding imm11 family protein; the encoded protein is MPQRYFKLADDVMFPNRWHLAMPRNTQGVKVDDYEFWRGMPVHVMGRLKIPIEIAGTPLDYTEAGLNIPVVHVRIASMFAELAPDDVQLIPVDVEGQPDQYLILVATRLIRCIDEQASRIELWTHEDGVPHKVGQYASVRDMRIDRSKVSNAQAFRCEGWEGPLIVSAKIKEALTAMGATGPRFQEV
- a CDS encoding serine/threonine protein kinase; translated protein: MMSFVDPRTPALGSIVGPWLLLGRIDSGSYGVVFQARRADDPEAPPVALKVAKNPGDPRFEREAEVLRRTRHPGVPRYEDFGQWVSPSGALHPYIVMELVEGFILYDWFREQPRSSQAVLRVLEQVARGLVAVHVQGIVHRDLKGDNIRVTPEGRAVLVDFGSGWYPDAEPITDTIIPPGTSIYRAPEVLRFLWRHRKEEDARWVAQPSDDLYALGVTAYRLVTGTYPPPVSETGDLRGVPRRLLRPSELAAVSPELDALIMPLLSEDAEARGATETVAEALERAARQEGLDATRPILPTPAGAHTEEARLSKPPGSSSASDSGSSSSASDSGSSSKPPRRRSSTAAGRREAGDGFPPWVSSGIAALMGSMILGICTGVRQRERAPQEQWIAAEERHQPSREVPDAGVAEEALLSVEPYPQASAPSLAVALPMPKAPQPGQKKPPCLPDYELEALGACWLVFKKDPPCGTGGYEYDGKCVRASFSAPRAPTSGEP